From Achromobacter spanius, a single genomic window includes:
- a CDS encoding ABC transporter substrate-binding protein produces MKRIHTLAAAAVLGLSLHAAAQADVKIGLLTTLTGPGSVLGQDQLDGFMLAVDQGGGKLGGVAVQVLKEDDQFKPEVGVQAARKLVQSDKVPIITGVVYSNVMLAVVRPVTSAGVFLVGSNAGPTNLAGKDCSPFFFSTSWNNTQRHEGSGEMANQMGFKKVYLLAPNYQAGKDAMAGFKRFYKGDVVNEVFTQVNQPDYSVELAALADAKPDAAYVFFPGGMGVNFIKQYRQAGLFGKIPLLSVDTIDGATLPALQKDALGAVTNVPYSPDLDNAANKAFAAAFRQKYGREPSSYAAQSYDAAQLIGSALKKTGGKTDDKDALRKALEAADFQSVRGEFRYQPNHFPVAGFFRADVAENADGKVAFVNKGPIFPDLSKVSDQYAAQCVMK; encoded by the coding sequence ATGAAACGCATCCATACGCTGGCCGCCGCCGCGGTGCTGGGCCTGTCGCTACACGCTGCCGCGCAGGCCGACGTCAAGATCGGCCTGCTCACCACGCTGACCGGCCCCGGCTCCGTGCTCGGCCAGGACCAGCTCGACGGCTTCATGCTCGCCGTCGACCAAGGCGGCGGCAAGCTCGGCGGTGTAGCCGTACAGGTCCTCAAGGAGGACGACCAGTTCAAGCCCGAAGTCGGCGTCCAGGCTGCCCGCAAGCTCGTGCAAAGCGACAAGGTCCCCATCATCACCGGCGTCGTCTACTCCAACGTCATGCTCGCCGTCGTGCGGCCCGTGACCAGCGCCGGCGTCTTCCTGGTGGGCTCCAATGCAGGTCCCACCAACCTCGCCGGCAAGGACTGTTCGCCGTTCTTCTTCTCCACGTCCTGGAACAACACCCAGCGCCACGAAGGCAGCGGCGAAATGGCCAACCAGATGGGGTTCAAGAAGGTCTATCTGCTGGCCCCCAATTACCAGGCCGGCAAGGACGCCATGGCCGGCTTCAAGCGCTTCTACAAGGGCGATGTCGTCAACGAAGTGTTCACGCAGGTCAACCAGCCCGACTATTCCGTCGAGCTGGCCGCGCTGGCCGACGCCAAGCCCGACGCCGCGTACGTGTTCTTTCCCGGCGGCATGGGCGTGAACTTCATCAAGCAGTACCGCCAGGCCGGGCTCTTCGGCAAGATCCCGCTGCTGTCGGTGGACACCATCGACGGCGCCACGTTGCCCGCGTTGCAAAAAGACGCGCTGGGCGCCGTCACCAACGTGCCTTATTCACCCGACCTCGACAACGCCGCCAACAAGGCCTTTGCTGCAGCTTTCCGCCAGAAATACGGCCGCGAGCCCTCCAGCTACGCCGCACAATCCTATGACGCCGCCCAGTTGATCGGCTCGGCGCTCAAGAAGACCGGCGGCAAGACCGACGACAAGGACGCGTTGCGCAAGGCCCTGGAAGCCGCCGACTTCCAATCGGTGCGCGGCGAGTTCCGCTATCAGCCCAACCACTTCCCCGTGGCCGGATTCTTCCGGGCGGACGTGGCCGAGAACGCCGACGGCAAGGTCGCGTTCGTCAACAAGGGCCCCATCTTCCCCGACCTGTCCAAGGTCTCGGACCAGTACGCCGCCCAGTGCGTCATGAAGTGA
- the groES gene encoding co-chaperone GroES, whose translation MALRPLGDRVIVKRLENERKTASGIVIPDSAAEKPDQGEVVAVGPGKKTEDGKILPVDLKAGDKVLFGKYAGQSVKVDGEELLVIREDEILAVVQ comes from the coding sequence ATGGCCTTGCGTCCCCTGGGCGATCGCGTGATCGTCAAACGCCTCGAAAACGAGCGCAAGACTGCCTCGGGTATCGTCATCCCCGACAGCGCCGCTGAAAAGCCCGACCAGGGTGAAGTCGTGGCCGTCGGCCCCGGCAAGAAGACCGAAGACGGCAAGATCCTGCCGGTCGACCTGAAGGCTGGTGACAAGGTTCTGTTCGGCAAGTACGCCGGCCAGTCCGTGAAGGTTGATGGCGAAGAACTGCTCGTCATCCGCGAGGACGAAATCCTCGCCGTGGTTCAGTAA
- a CDS encoding amidohydrolase family protein, with product MIQKIDMHAHFFPPITRQEAAALDPVNAPWLRPDDNGTTGQIMAGDRPFRPVDATLWDPALRIEQMDRHGVDVQILCATPIMFGYTYPAQAAADWAARMNDLALEHCAHAPTRLKSLAQVPLQDLDLACREASRSRAAGHLGVQIGNHVGPRDLDDDTLVQFLVHCANDDIPVLVHPWDMMTDGRMKKWMLPWLVAMPAETQLGILSLILSGAFERIPRSLKLCFAHGGGSFAYLLGRVDNAWRHRDIVREDCPHPPSSYTDRFYTDSAVFDPRSLRLLIDVMGEDRVLLGSDYPYPLGEQEVGKLVTHADLVPGVQQKILFRNTMTFFGLQAQQ from the coding sequence ATGATCCAGAAAATCGACATGCACGCGCACTTCTTCCCGCCGATCACCCGGCAGGAAGCCGCCGCGCTTGACCCCGTCAACGCGCCCTGGCTGCGTCCGGACGACAACGGCACGACCGGGCAGATCATGGCTGGCGACCGTCCCTTCCGGCCCGTCGACGCCACCCTCTGGGACCCCGCGCTGCGCATCGAACAGATGGACCGCCACGGCGTCGATGTCCAGATCCTGTGCGCCACGCCCATCATGTTCGGCTACACCTACCCCGCGCAGGCTGCCGCCGATTGGGCCGCACGCATGAACGATCTTGCGCTCGAACACTGCGCCCACGCGCCCACGCGCCTCAAATCCCTGGCCCAGGTTCCCCTGCAAGACCTCGACCTCGCCTGCCGCGAAGCATCGCGGTCACGCGCCGCCGGCCATCTGGGCGTCCAGATCGGCAACCACGTCGGCCCGCGCGACCTCGACGACGACACGCTTGTCCAGTTCCTCGTCCACTGCGCCAACGACGACATCCCCGTCCTCGTGCATCCGTGGGACATGATGACCGACGGCCGCATGAAGAAATGGATGCTGCCGTGGCTTGTCGCCATGCCCGCCGAAACCCAGCTCGGCATCCTGTCCCTGATCCTGTCCGGCGCCTTCGAACGCATTCCCCGCAGCCTCAAGCTGTGCTTCGCCCACGGCGGCGGCAGCTTTGCGTACCTGCTCGGGCGTGTCGACAACGCCTGGCGCCATCGCGACATCGTCCGCGAAGACTGCCCGCACCCGCCCTCGTCCTACACCGACCGCTTCTACACCGACAGCGCTGTCTTCGACCCCCGCTCCCTGCGTCTGCTCATCGACGTCATGGGCGAAGACCGCGTCCTGCTCGGCTCCGACTATCCCTATCCCTTGGGCGAGCAAGAAGTCGGCAAACTCGTCACGCACGCCGACCTCGTGCCCGGCGTGCAGCAGAAGATTTTGTTCCGCAACACGATGACCTTCTTTGGCTTGCAGGCGCAGCAGTGA
- a CDS encoding branched-chain amino acid ABC transporter permease, with translation MSTTLLLVQALNGLQLGILLFLLAAGLTLVFGIMNFINLAHGSLYMMGAFIAATVFRHTGSFLLAAAAVVAGMALLGLLLDRIALARLYPRDHLDQVLATFGFILFFNELTRILWGPAPISMGLPSWLSGTIDILGVTYPLYRFLIIVVGLVVAAACYLLIHRTRLGMLIRAGSTDRMMVGALGVNIARLNTLLFVLGAVLAGLAGLMAGPILSAQTGMGEPILILTLVVIVIGGIGSVRGAFLAALMVGLIDTLGRALLPTLLRAALPPAAANAAGPAIASMLIYIVMALVLAMRPQGLFPVRHG, from the coding sequence ATGTCCACGACGCTGCTGCTGGTGCAGGCCTTGAACGGCCTGCAACTCGGCATCCTGCTGTTCCTGCTGGCCGCCGGTCTGACGCTGGTGTTCGGCATCATGAATTTCATCAACCTGGCGCACGGGTCGCTGTACATGATGGGCGCGTTCATCGCGGCCACCGTGTTCCGGCACACCGGCTCATTCCTGCTGGCCGCCGCGGCGGTCGTCGCGGGCATGGCGCTGCTTGGGCTGTTGCTGGATCGCATCGCGCTGGCACGGCTGTATCCGCGCGATCACCTGGACCAGGTGCTGGCCACGTTCGGCTTCATCCTGTTCTTCAATGAACTGACCCGCATTCTGTGGGGGCCCGCGCCGATCAGCATGGGGCTGCCGTCCTGGCTGTCCGGCACCATCGACATCCTGGGCGTCACGTATCCGCTGTACCGGTTTCTCATCATCGTGGTTGGGCTGGTGGTCGCGGCGGCGTGTTACCTGCTGATCCACCGCACTCGGCTCGGCATGCTGATCCGCGCCGGGTCCACCGACCGCATGATGGTCGGCGCGCTGGGCGTGAACATCGCGCGCCTGAACACGCTGCTGTTCGTGCTGGGCGCGGTGCTGGCGGGCCTGGCCGGGTTGATGGCCGGTCCCATCCTGTCGGCGCAGACGGGCATGGGCGAACCCATCCTGATCCTGACGCTGGTCGTCATCGTGATCGGCGGCATCGGCTCCGTGCGCGGCGCGTTCCTGGCCGCGCTGATGGTCGGGCTGATCGACACGCTGGGACGCGCGTTGCTGCCAACGCTGCTGCGCGCCGCCCTGCCCCCTGCAGCGGCCAATGCCGCCGGCCCCGCAATCGCCTCGATGCTGATCTACATCGTCATGGCGCTGGTGCTGGCGATGCGGCCGCAGGGCCTCTTTCCCGTCAGGCACGGATAA
- a CDS encoding RidA family protein: MNQPTASATVVPGKATPRGKYPHIKRAGDFLYVSGTSSRLPDNRIAGAEVDAMGTTTLDIREQTRAVIENIRDILATAGATLADVVEISTFLVNMNDFGGYNQVYGEFFDADGPARTTVAVHQLPHPHLLIEIKAVAYKPAAR, translated from the coding sequence ATGAACCAGCCCACCGCCAGCGCCACCGTCGTCCCCGGCAAAGCCACGCCCCGAGGCAAGTATCCCCACATCAAACGCGCCGGCGACTTCCTGTACGTCTCCGGCACCAGCTCCCGCCTGCCCGACAACCGCATTGCCGGCGCCGAGGTCGACGCCATGGGCACCACCACGCTCGACATCCGAGAGCAAACCCGCGCCGTCATCGAGAACATCCGCGACATCCTCGCCACCGCCGGCGCCACGCTTGCCGACGTCGTCGAGATCAGCACTTTCCTGGTCAACATGAACGACTTCGGTGGATACAATCAGGTCTACGGCGAGTTCTTCGACGCCGACGGTCCGGCGCGCACCACGGTTGCGGTGCACCAGCTGCCGCACCCGCATTTGCTGATCGAAATAAAGGCCGTCGCCTACAAGCCCGCCGCCCGCTAG
- a CDS encoding MarR family winged helix-turn-helix transcriptional regulator: MTAASRSARPASARTLKEFDLTHVASHLLRRAHFRAEALFTQAFPDEDLTPRQKALLVTVYQNPGATQNRIAELIALDRNSFAEMIARMTKKGYVRRTRSAEDGRAYALEITPEGAALLARILPRDAEVEAQVLAPIPEELRPVFLQCLRLMAGLETAPTP; encoded by the coding sequence ATGACCGCCGCTTCCCGATCCGCCCGCCCGGCTTCCGCCCGGACCCTGAAGGAATTCGATCTGACGCACGTGGCGTCCCACCTGCTGCGCCGCGCGCATTTCCGTGCCGAGGCGCTATTCACGCAGGCATTTCCAGACGAGGATCTGACGCCGCGCCAGAAGGCGTTGCTGGTCACGGTCTATCAGAATCCCGGCGCGACGCAGAATCGCATCGCCGAGCTGATCGCGCTGGATCGCAATTCCTTTGCGGAAATGATCGCGCGTATGACGAAGAAGGGGTACGTGCGCCGCACGCGCTCGGCGGAAGATGGACGCGCCTATGCGCTGGAGATCACGCCGGAAGGTGCGGCGCTGCTCGCCCGCATCCTGCCGCGGGACGCCGAGGTGGAAGCGCAGGTGCTGGCGCCGATCCCGGAGGAGCTGCGGCCGGTGTTTCTGCAGTGCCTGCGCCTGATGGCGGGCTTGGAAACCGCGCCCACGCCTTGA
- a CDS encoding YihY/virulence factor BrkB family protein, whose product MRLPRTVLQILRPSQIGGLLMDSAKQWSSHRASSKGAALALYMVFSLAPMLLLVIAVAGAFFGEEAVRSELFAQLRDLIGERGAEVIQTVLASAHESGSGWIAAMVSIGVLIFSATTAFAELQASLDELWEVRANQKSGIKGLVRSRLLSFGLVLVLALFLLVSLTVNAGLAAARGIYGSLWANSTFSIVAEWASNLFSFSVVAALFAVIFKLLPSARISWPDVIPGAVVTAALFLLGKWGIGLYLSRGAAVSAYGAAGSLIALLLWIWYSAQIFFFGAVFTRQFALRFGKVERPRATAAQTPPQTHPQAPAQTYPQAPSQPPSQTPPPAQVPKSES is encoded by the coding sequence ATGCGACTGCCCAGAACCGTCCTGCAGATACTGCGACCCTCTCAGATCGGCGGTTTGCTGATGGACTCAGCCAAGCAATGGTCCAGCCACCGCGCCTCCAGCAAAGGCGCCGCGCTGGCGTTGTACATGGTGTTTTCGTTGGCCCCGATGCTGCTGCTGGTGATCGCGGTGGCGGGCGCGTTCTTTGGCGAAGAAGCGGTGCGTTCCGAGCTGTTTGCGCAGTTGCGCGACCTGATCGGCGAGCGCGGTGCCGAAGTCATCCAGACGGTGCTTGCCAGCGCGCACGAATCCGGCAGCGGCTGGATTGCGGCCATGGTGTCGATTGGCGTGTTGATCTTCAGCGCCACCACCGCCTTTGCGGAATTGCAGGCCAGTCTGGATGAATTGTGGGAAGTGCGGGCCAATCAGAAGAGCGGCATAAAGGGCCTGGTGCGCAGCCGTCTGCTGTCGTTCGGGCTGGTGCTGGTGCTGGCGCTCTTCCTGCTCGTGTCGTTGACCGTGAACGCGGGCTTGGCGGCTGCCCGGGGCATCTATGGCTCGCTCTGGGCCAACTCGACCTTCTCGATTGTGGCGGAGTGGGCGTCCAACCTGTTTTCGTTTTCGGTGGTGGCAGCGCTGTTTGCCGTGATCTTCAAGCTGCTGCCCAGCGCCAGGATCTCGTGGCCGGACGTCATCCCGGGCGCCGTCGTGACGGCCGCCCTGTTCCTGCTGGGCAAGTGGGGTATAGGGCTATATCTGAGCCGGGGCGCCGCAGTATCCGCCTACGGCGCGGCGGGTTCGCTCATCGCACTGTTGCTGTGGATCTGGTATTCCGCGCAGATCTTCTTCTTTGGCGCCGTTTTTACGCGTCAGTTTGCGTTGCGGTTTGGGAAGGTGGAACGGCCGCGGGCGACGGCGGCGCAAACGCCGCCGCAGACGCATCCACAAGCGCCTGCGCAGACATATCCACAAGCCCCTTCGCAACCGCCTTCTCAAACGCCCCCGCCAGCGCAAGTACCCAAAAGCGAGAGCTGA
- the groL gene encoding chaperonin GroEL (60 kDa chaperone family; promotes refolding of misfolded polypeptides especially under stressful conditions; forms two stacked rings of heptamers to form a barrel-shaped 14mer; ends can be capped by GroES; misfolded proteins enter the barrel where they are refolded when GroES binds), protein MAAKQVLFGDDARVRIVRGVNVLANAVKTTLGPKGRNVVLERSFGAPTVTKDGVSVAKEIELKDKFENIGAQLVKDVASKTSDNAGDGTTTATVLAQAIVQEGLKYVAAGFNPIDLKRGIDKAVAAAVAELKKQSKPVTTSKEIAQVGSISANSDTSIGQIIADAMDKVGKEGVITVEDGKSLENELDVVEGMQFDRGYLSPYFINNPDKQVAVLDDPFVLIFDKKISNIRDLLPVLEQVAKSSRPLLIIAEDVEGEALATLVVNNIRGILKTTAVKAPGFGDRRKAMLEDIAILTGGTVISEETGMSLEKAGLAELGQAKRIEVGKENTTIIDGAGDSKSIEARVKQVRVQIEEATSDYDREKLQERVAKLAGGVAVIRVGAATEVEMKEKKARVEDALHATRAAVEEGVVAGGGVALLRAKQAITDLKGDTPDQNAGIKLILRAVEEPLRTIVTNAGEEASVVVSNVLNGKGNYGYNAATGEYTDLVEQGVLDPTKVTRTALQNAASVASLLLTAEAAVVELAEDKPAAPAMPGGMGGMGGMDF, encoded by the coding sequence ATGGCTGCCAAGCAAGTATTGTTCGGTGATGACGCTCGCGTGCGCATCGTCCGTGGCGTGAACGTTCTCGCCAACGCTGTTAAGACCACCCTGGGCCCCAAGGGTCGCAACGTCGTGCTGGAGCGCTCGTTCGGCGCCCCGACCGTGACCAAGGACGGCGTGTCCGTCGCCAAGGAAATCGAGCTGAAGGACAAGTTCGAGAACATCGGCGCCCAACTCGTCAAGGACGTCGCGTCCAAGACCTCCGACAACGCCGGTGACGGCACCACGACCGCCACCGTGCTGGCCCAGGCCATCGTTCAGGAAGGCCTGAAGTACGTTGCCGCCGGTTTCAACCCGATCGACCTGAAGCGCGGCATCGACAAGGCTGTCGCCGCCGCCGTCGCCGAACTGAAGAAGCAATCCAAGCCGGTCACGACCAGCAAGGAAATCGCTCAAGTCGGTTCCATCTCGGCCAACAGCGACACCTCCATCGGCCAGATCATCGCTGACGCGATGGACAAGGTCGGCAAGGAAGGCGTCATCACCGTCGAAGACGGCAAGTCGCTGGAAAACGAGCTGGACGTCGTCGAAGGCATGCAATTCGACCGCGGCTACCTGTCGCCCTACTTCATCAACAACCCGGACAAGCAAGTTGCCGTCCTGGACGACCCGTTCGTCCTGATCTTCGACAAGAAGATCAGCAACATCCGCGACCTGCTGCCCGTGCTGGAACAAGTTGCCAAGTCGAGCCGTCCCCTGCTGATCATCGCGGAAGACGTCGAAGGCGAAGCGCTGGCCACCCTGGTTGTGAACAACATCCGTGGCATCCTGAAGACCACCGCCGTCAAGGCGCCTGGCTTCGGCGACCGCCGCAAGGCCATGCTGGAAGACATCGCCATCCTGACGGGCGGCACGGTGATCTCCGAAGAAACCGGCATGTCGCTGGAAAAGGCCGGTCTGGCTGAACTGGGCCAAGCCAAGCGCATCGAAGTGGGCAAGGAAAACACCACGATCATCGACGGCGCTGGCGACAGCAAGTCCATCGAAGCCCGCGTCAAGCAAGTGCGCGTGCAGATCGAAGAAGCCACGTCCGACTACGACCGTGAAAAGCTGCAAGAACGCGTGGCCAAGCTGGCCGGCGGCGTTGCCGTGATTCGCGTGGGCGCTGCCACCGAAGTCGAAATGAAGGAAAAGAAGGCTCGCGTCGAAGACGCCCTGCACGCCACCCGCGCTGCAGTGGAAGAAGGCGTTGTGGCTGGTGGCGGCGTTGCGCTGCTGCGCGCCAAGCAAGCCATCACTGACCTGAAGGGCGACACGCCTGACCAGAACGCCGGCATCAAGCTGATCCTGCGTGCTGTGGAAGAGCCCCTGCGCACCATCGTCACGAACGCCGGCGAAGAAGCCAGCGTCGTGGTCAGCAACGTGCTGAACGGCAAGGGCAACTACGGCTACAACGCCGCGACCGGCGAGTACACCGACCTGGTCGAGCAAGGCGTGCTGGATCCCACCAAGGTGACCCGCACCGCCCTGCAAAACGCTGCCTCCGTCGCCAGCCTGCTGCTGACGGCCGAAGCCGCCGTTGTTGAACTGGCTGAAGACAAGCCCGCTGCTCCGGCCATGCCCGGCGGCATGGGCGGCATGGGCGGCATGGACTTCTAA
- a CDS encoding LysR substrate-binding domain-containing protein, producing the protein MSNFRITPNALSHKLKLHQLQIFERVLARRSLSRAASELHLTQPTVTKAIHDLEAFFGSTLFERSNRGVTPTELALVLGRRVHAMMAEVRYMADDIDAVLGGASGHVVVGTLIAASAKLLPEAIARLMTDHPGIQVTVREGPSAQLLPALATGDVDIVVGRLPGADMASISGVAVDHHKLYHEDLCLVVGARHPMAGATDVALADLMDHIWILPAPTSPLRASIERTFFDAGLRLPARHVESLSLLTNIGVLMHSDALALIPYDAAAQFLSMGILARLPTNVFGAFGDVGYSIRADRPLTPACQRLVDYLKQITAQRLAPAEDPSTGVYDQSRATAGGDRAS; encoded by the coding sequence ATGTCGAACTTCCGCATAACGCCCAACGCGCTGAGCCACAAGCTCAAGCTGCACCAGCTCCAGATCTTCGAACGCGTCCTGGCGCGCCGCTCACTATCGCGCGCCGCCAGCGAGCTGCACCTGACGCAACCCACCGTCACCAAGGCCATCCACGACCTCGAAGCCTTCTTCGGCTCAACACTGTTCGAACGCTCCAACCGCGGCGTCACGCCCACCGAACTCGCCCTCGTGCTGGGCCGCCGCGTGCACGCCATGATGGCCGAAGTGCGCTACATGGCCGACGACATCGACGCTGTTCTTGGCGGCGCCAGCGGCCACGTCGTCGTCGGCACCTTGATTGCCGCCTCCGCCAAGCTCCTGCCCGAAGCCATCGCCCGCCTCATGACCGACCACCCCGGCATCCAGGTCACCGTCCGCGAAGGCCCCTCCGCACAATTGCTGCCCGCGCTCGCCACCGGCGACGTGGATATCGTCGTAGGCCGCCTGCCCGGCGCAGACATGGCGTCAATCTCAGGCGTCGCTGTCGATCATCACAAGCTCTACCACGAAGACCTGTGCCTCGTCGTCGGCGCCCGCCATCCAATGGCTGGTGCAACCGACGTCGCGCTCGCGGACCTGATGGACCACATCTGGATCCTGCCCGCCCCCACGTCGCCGCTGCGCGCGTCGATAGAACGCACGTTCTTCGATGCCGGTTTGCGTCTGCCGGCCCGGCATGTGGAATCGCTGTCCTTGCTGACCAACATCGGCGTGCTGATGCATAGCGACGCGCTGGCACTCATCCCTTACGACGCCGCCGCGCAGTTTCTTTCGATGGGCATCCTGGCCCGACTGCCTACGAATGTGTTTGGCGCGTTTGGGGATGTCGGGTATTCGATCAGAGCTGATCGGCCGTTGACCCCAGCATGTCAGCGGTTGGTGGATTATTTGAAGCAGATTACGGCGCAGCGGCTAGCGCCCGCGGAAGATCCGTCAACCGGCGTCTATGACCAGAGCCGCGCGACGGCTGGTGGCGACCGAGCCTCGTAG
- a CDS encoding 2-hydroxymuconic semialdehyde dehydrogenase, with the protein MPIRQLRNYLDGRFEDGASTFDKHSPVDGQLIAQVHEASRDQVDRAVVAARRALPAWAALPVAARTDYLLALADGIERRFDDFLQAEIGDTGKPIGWAGKIDIPRGAANFRTFAELARTLDMESYMTDTPDGRQALNYAYRKPLGVVGVISPWNLPLLLLTWKVAPALAFGNTVIMKPSEVTPSTATLLAEVAHDAGLPPGVLNLTHGFGPNSAGEFMTTHPDIDGITFTGESSTGAAIMRAVAPGVKPVSFELGGKNAALVFADADFDAAVDGITRSVFANCGQVCLCTERVYVERPIYDRFVAALAERARAMRIGWPLDPDTEMGPLVSREHREKVLSYFALAREEGATVVTGGSVPVFGDARDQGAYVQPTIWTGLSENARCIKEEVFGPVCHIAPFDTEDEAIRLANDTHYGLAAAVWTQNLTRGHRVAQAMQVGLAWVNCWFLRDLRTPFGGSGLSGIGREGGRHSLHFYTEPTNVCIKL; encoded by the coding sequence ATGCCGATACGCCAACTGCGCAACTACCTGGACGGCCGCTTCGAAGACGGCGCGTCCACCTTCGACAAACACAGTCCGGTGGACGGGCAACTGATCGCGCAGGTGCATGAAGCCAGCCGCGATCAGGTCGACCGCGCGGTCGTCGCCGCGCGGCGCGCCCTGCCCGCCTGGGCGGCGCTGCCCGTGGCGGCGCGCACCGATTACCTGCTGGCGCTGGCGGACGGCATCGAACGCCGGTTCGACGACTTTCTGCAGGCCGAGATCGGCGACACCGGCAAACCCATCGGCTGGGCCGGCAAGATCGATATCCCGCGCGGGGCGGCCAATTTCCGCACCTTCGCGGAGCTGGCGCGCACGCTGGACATGGAAAGCTACATGACCGACACGCCCGACGGCCGCCAGGCGCTGAACTACGCCTACCGCAAGCCGCTCGGCGTGGTCGGCGTGATTTCGCCCTGGAACTTGCCGCTCTTGCTGCTGACCTGGAAAGTCGCGCCCGCGCTGGCCTTCGGCAACACCGTCATCATGAAGCCGTCTGAAGTCACGCCGTCCACCGCCACCCTACTGGCGGAAGTCGCGCACGACGCCGGCCTGCCGCCCGGCGTCCTGAACCTGACGCATGGATTCGGCCCGAATTCGGCCGGCGAATTCATGACCACGCATCCTGACATCGACGGCATCACCTTCACCGGCGAATCCTCCACCGGCGCCGCCATCATGCGCGCCGTCGCGCCCGGTGTGAAACCCGTGTCCTTCGAGCTCGGCGGCAAGAATGCCGCGCTGGTGTTCGCCGACGCCGACTTCGACGCGGCCGTCGACGGCATCACGCGCTCCGTCTTCGCCAACTGCGGCCAAGTCTGCCTGTGCACCGAGCGCGTCTACGTCGAGCGCCCCATCTACGACCGCTTCGTCGCCGCGCTGGCCGAACGCGCGCGCGCCATGCGCATCGGCTGGCCGCTGGACCCCGACACCGAAATGGGACCGCTCGTCTCGCGCGAGCACCGCGAGAAAGTGCTGTCCTACTTCGCCCTCGCCCGCGAGGAAGGCGCCACCGTCGTCACCGGCGGCAGCGTACCTGTCTTTGGCGACGCACGCGACCAAGGCGCGTATGTGCAGCCCACCATCTGGACCGGCCTGTCCGAAAATGCCCGCTGCATCAAGGAAGAAGTGTTCGGGCCCGTCTGCCACATCGCCCCCTTCGACACCGAGGACGAAGCTATCCGCCTGGCCAACGACACCCACTATGGCCTCGCCGCCGCCGTCTGGACCCAGAACCTCACGCGCGGCCACCGCGTCGCGCAGGCGATGCAGGTCGGCCTTGCATGGGTCAACTGCTGGTTCCTGCGCGACTTGCGCACGCCGTTCGGCGGCAGCGGCCTGTCCGGCATCGGCCGCGAAGGCGGACGCCACTCGCTGCACTTCTACACCGAACCCACCAACGTCTGCATCAAGCTCTGA
- a CDS encoding 3-hydroxyanthranilate 3,4-dioxygenase: MPAYGPPLNFQRWIQDHAHLLKPPVGNQQIWQDSDFIVTVVGGPNHRTDYHDDPLEEFFYQVRGNAWLSLWIDGKPERVDLKEGDIFLLPPHVRHSPQRPETDSACLVIERQRPEGLLDGFEWYCPHCRHLVHRVEVQLKSIVTDLPPLFQAFYESQKKRTCPGCGEIHPGKGQAPSAQPTPAQAST; encoded by the coding sequence ATGCCTGCCTACGGCCCGCCGTTGAATTTCCAGCGCTGGATCCAAGACCACGCTCATCTGCTCAAGCCCCCCGTCGGCAACCAGCAAATCTGGCAGGACAGCGACTTCATCGTCACCGTCGTCGGCGGTCCCAATCACCGCACCGACTACCACGACGACCCGCTGGAAGAATTCTTCTATCAAGTCCGCGGCAACGCCTGGCTATCCCTGTGGATTGACGGCAAACCCGAACGCGTCGACCTGAAGGAAGGCGACATCTTCCTATTGCCCCCGCACGTCCGCCACTCCCCCCAACGCCCCGAAACCGACAGCGCCTGTCTCGTCATCGAACGCCAGCGCCCTGAAGGCCTGCTCGACGGATTCGAGTGGTACTGCCCACATTGCCGCCACCTCGTGCATCGCGTCGAAGTCCAGCTCAAAAGCATCGTCACCGACCTGCCGCCCCTCTTCCAGGCCTTCTACGAAAGCCAGAAAAAACGCACCTGCCCCGGCTGTGGCGAAATCCATCCCGGCAAGGGCCAAGCCCCGTCCGCGCAGCCCACACCCGCCCAGGCATCAACTTAA